A genome region from Bacteroides stercoris ATCC 43183 includes the following:
- the rfbA gene encoding glucose-1-phosphate thymidylyltransferase RfbA, producing the protein MKGIILAGGSATRLYPLSKAISKQIMPVYDKPMIYYPLSTLMLAGIREVLIISTPRDLPMFRDLLGTGEELGMSFSYKIQEKPNGLAQAFVLGAEFLNGEPGCLILGDNMFYGQGFSAMLKRAASIEKGACIFGYYVKDPRAYGVVEFDADGKAISLEEKPAQPKSNYAVPGLYFYDSTVTEKAAALKPSARGEYEITDLNRLYLEEGTLKVELFGRGFAWLDTGNCDSLLEASNFVATIQNRQGFRVSCIEEIAWRKGWIDVDQLHRLGEQLGKTEYGKYLMELADSYR; encoded by the coding sequence ATGAAAGGAATTATTCTTGCAGGTGGCAGCGCCACTCGTCTCTATCCATTGTCAAAGGCTATCTCCAAGCAGATTATGCCGGTCTACGACAAACCCATGATTTACTACCCCCTTTCCACATTGATGCTGGCGGGAATACGTGAAGTGCTGATTATCTCCACTCCGCGCGACCTACCCATGTTTCGCGATTTGTTAGGAACAGGCGAGGAGCTTGGCATGTCTTTTTCTTATAAGATACAGGAAAAGCCCAACGGACTGGCACAGGCTTTCGTGCTTGGAGCGGAATTTCTGAACGGTGAGCCGGGATGCCTTATTCTGGGCGATAATATGTTCTATGGTCAGGGCTTTTCCGCCATGTTGAAGCGTGCCGCTTCTATCGAGAAGGGTGCATGTATCTTCGGTTATTATGTAAAAGACCCGCGTGCATACGGCGTGGTAGAGTTCGATGCCGACGGCAAAGCCATTTCTCTGGAAGAGAAGCCGGCACAGCCCAAGAGCAATTATGCGGTTCCCGGTTTGTACTTCTACGATTCTACTGTAACGGAAAAGGCCGCCGCCTTGAAGCCTTCTGCCCGCGGTGAATATGAAATAACCGACCTCAACCGTCTTTATCTGGAAGAAGGAACGCTGAAAGTGGAACTCTTCGGACGTGGATTCGCCTGGTTGGATACGGGTAATTGCGACAGCCTGCTCGAAGCAAGCAATTTCGTTGCCACCATACAGAACCGTCAGGGGTTCCGTGTGAGCTGTATTGAGGAGATAGCATGGCGCAAAGGCTGGATAGATGTAGACCAGCTCCATCGTCTCGGTGAACAGCTTGGAAAAACCGAATACGGCAAATATCTGATGGAACTTGCAGACTCGTACCGCTGA
- a CDS encoding metallophosphoesterase, which yields MAQALFYRGFGRLLFFSFPVLLFFSSCRSARNFTSPLPGEYSVRISGFPASGYKNVKRIRQYEFAHRDVPAAFDGCRLAFVSDLHYRSLLKEKGLKDITRLLNDLQVDALLIGGDLHEGCEYVPAVIAALGAVKTPLGTYAVLGNNDYEACYDDILKEMERQGIRLLEHKADTLKRNGERIVIAGVRNPFNLERNGQSPTLSLSPDDFVILLTHTPDYAEDVPITNADLVLAGHTHGGQVTLFGLYAPVVPSRYGQRFLKGIRTNSEKQPVIITNGIGTSSKNLRLFAPSEVVVLTLRKL from the coding sequence ATGGCTCAGGCACTGTTTTATAGAGGGTTCGGGAGACTGCTGTTTTTTTCTTTTCCGGTATTGCTGTTCTTTTCATCGTGCCGGTCTGCGCGTAATTTTACCTCGCCTCTTCCCGGTGAGTATTCTGTCCGGATATCCGGATTTCCGGCATCCGGATATAAGAATGTGAAGCGCATCAGGCAGTATGAGTTTGCACACCGTGATGTTCCTGCCGCATTCGACGGTTGCAGGCTGGCTTTTGTCTCGGATTTGCACTACCGTAGTTTGCTGAAAGAGAAAGGGCTGAAGGACATCACCCGCCTGTTGAATGATTTGCAGGTCGATGCCCTGCTGATAGGTGGTGACCTGCATGAGGGCTGCGAGTATGTTCCGGCTGTGATTGCGGCATTGGGAGCTGTGAAAACGCCTCTGGGCACTTATGCCGTTCTTGGAAACAATGATTATGAGGCTTGTTACGATGATATTCTAAAGGAAATGGAGCGTCAGGGCATTCGCTTGCTGGAGCATAAAGCGGATACTTTGAAGCGGAATGGTGAGCGGATTGTGATAGCCGGGGTGCGCAATCCTTTCAATCTTGAACGGAACGGGCAGTCGCCCACGCTTTCCCTCTCTCCCGATGACTTCGTCATATTGCTGACGCATACTCCCGATTATGCCGAAGATGTTCCCATAACCAATGCCGACCTTGTGCTTGCAGGACATACGCACGGCGGGCAGGTAACGCTGTTCGGGCTGTATGCTCCTGTAGTTCCTTCTCGTTACGGGCAGCGTTTCCTGAAAGGGATAAGGACTAATTCCGAGAAGCAACCTGTCATCATAACAAACGGTATCGGAACTTCCAGTAAGAATCTGCGGTTGTTTGCACCAAGTGAGGTGGTAGTCCTGACACTGAGAAAGTTATAA
- the rfbB gene encoding dTDP-glucose 4,6-dehydratase, giving the protein MKTYLVTGAAGFIGANYIKYILAKHDDIKVVILDALTYAGNLGTIAKDIDDERCFFVKGDICDRILADELFAKYKFDYVVNFAAESHVDRSIENPQLFLMTNILGTQNLLDAARRAWVTGKDESGYPTWRNGVRYHQVSTDEVYGSLGAEGFFTEKTPLCPHSPYSASKTSADMVVMAYHDTYKMPVTITRCSNNYGPYHFPEKLIPLIIKNILEGKNLPVYGDGSNVRDWLYVEDHCKAIDLVVRKGVEGEVYNVGGHNEKTNLEIVKLTIATIRRLMEEEPKYRAVLKKQVKDADGQIDISWINEDLITFVKDRLGHDQRYAIDPTKITDALGWYPETKFEVGIVKTIEWYLNNQDWVEEVTSGDYQKYYERMYGKK; this is encoded by the coding sequence ATGAAGACTTATCTTGTAACCGGTGCTGCCGGTTTTATCGGAGCTAATTATATAAAGTATATTCTGGCAAAGCACGACGATATAAAAGTTGTAATATTGGATGCCCTGACCTATGCGGGCAATTTAGGTACTATTGCCAAGGACATCGATGATGAACGTTGCTTCTTCGTGAAAGGCGACATCTGCGACCGTATCCTTGCCGATGAACTGTTTGCCAAATATAAATTCGATTATGTGGTGAACTTCGCAGCTGAAAGTCATGTAGACCGTAGTATCGAGAATCCGCAACTGTTCCTTATGACCAACATTCTGGGTACTCAGAATCTGCTGGATGCCGCCCGTCGTGCATGGGTGACGGGTAAGGACGAGTCAGGCTATCCTACCTGGCGTAACGGAGTGCGCTATCATCAGGTATCTACGGACGAGGTTTACGGTTCGCTGGGAGCGGAAGGCTTCTTCACGGAGAAGACCCCACTGTGTCCGCATAGCCCGTACAGCGCTTCCAAGACCAGTGCCGATATGGTGGTGATGGCCTATCATGATACCTACAAAATGCCTGTCACCATTACCCGCTGTTCCAATAACTACGGCCCGTATCACTTCCCGGAAAAACTGATTCCGCTGATTATAAAGAATATCCTTGAAGGCAAGAACCTGCCGGTGTACGGTGACGGCAGCAATGTACGCGACTGGCTGTACGTGGAAGACCACTGCAAAGCCATCGACCTTGTGGTGCGCAAAGGCGTGGAAGGTGAGGTTTATAACGTAGGCGGCCATAACGAAAAGACCAATCTGGAGATTGTGAAACTGACTATCGCTACTATCCGCCGTCTCATGGAAGAGGAACCGAAATACCGTGCAGTCCTGAAAAAGCAAGTGAAAGATGCCGACGGACAGATTGACATCAGTTGGATAAACGAAGATCTGATAACGTTCGTGAAGGACCGCCTCGGTCATGACCAGCGTTATGCCATCGACCCCACCAAGATAACGGATGCCTTAGGCTGGTATCCCGAAACAAAATTTGAAGTGGGTATCGTTAAGACCATCGAATGGTATCTGAATAATCAGGACTGGGTGGAAGAAGTTACCAGCGGCGATTATCAGAAGTACTACGAAAGAATGTACGGAAAGAAATAA
- a CDS encoding DUF4493 domain-containing protein, protein MKKLLALAGIALIAAACTNNDEPVQECGQINLTLENSTAPEIEVSTRTVTDLTETDAKDYNIQVLQNGNVKLESTNFLTFKNTTFIFPIGSGYTVTAESCTEEVGQSANDGVGQIRYFGTSAPFEVRTNEISNVKVTCTMANAKVSIAYDEVFAQVFNGYTVEVSTEAEPSRIITFDSNGKCNSTYDAAFFNIDSKNPNLKCTVSGTYKGNVRTATQTIQLEAAKWYKLNIKTSASGRIDMGISVDDTVEEKPQDVEVNPYL, encoded by the coding sequence ATGAAGAAACTTTTAGCTTTAGCAGGAATTGCGCTGATTGCAGCAGCCTGCACCAATAATGATGAACCGGTACAAGAATGCGGACAGATTAATCTCACTCTGGAAAACTCCACTGCTCCTGAAATCGAAGTAAGCACCCGCACGGTAACAGACCTTACGGAAACGGATGCGAAGGACTACAACATACAAGTCCTCCAAAACGGCAATGTGAAATTAGAGTCAACCAACTTTCTGACCTTTAAGAACACCACCTTCATCTTCCCCATAGGAAGCGGCTACACAGTTACGGCTGAAAGCTGCACGGAAGAGGTTGGACAATCCGCTAATGACGGAGTGGGACAAATACGTTACTTCGGAACAAGCGCCCCTTTTGAAGTCAGGACCAATGAGATAAGCAACGTCAAAGTAACCTGCACTATGGCCAATGCCAAAGTAAGTATTGCCTATGACGAAGTCTTTGCACAGGTATTCAATGGTTATACCGTTGAGGTTTCTACAGAGGCGGAACCTTCACGGATCATCACCTTCGACAGTAACGGCAAATGCAACAGTACATACGATGCAGCGTTTTTTAACATCGACAGTAAAAATCCTAATCTGAAATGCACCGTTTCCGGTACATATAAAGGCAATGTGCGTACAGCAACGCAAACCATTCAGCTTGAAGCGGCAAAATGGTATAAACTGAATATAAAAACCAGCGCCAGCGGCAGAATTGACATGGGAATTTCGGTTGACGACACCGTAGAAGAAAAGCCTCAAGATGTAGAAGTAAATCCTTACTTATAA
- the menA gene encoding 1,4-dihydroxy-2-naphthoate octaprenyltransferase — protein sequence MKAIATNSFHAWILAARPKTLTGAVIPVLTGSALAFADEAFNIIPALLCALFACGMQIAANFINDLYDYLKGSDRADRLGPERACAQGWITPTAMKRGIAGMLIFSCLIGCTLLQQCWGQLPHGGWELILLGLLCVIFAFLYTTLLSYKGWGDLLVLVFFGFIPVGGTYYVQAHSITADVWVASFICGLVIDTLLVVNNYRDREQDALSGKRTLIVRFGEPFGRYLYLGLGVAAALLSLWFVYTGKIEPLAFIWAPCVYLCLHVLTWHRMAAIRSGKKLNSILGETSRNMLFFGLLLSLAFIL from the coding sequence ATGAAAGCAATAGCTACCAACTCGTTCCACGCATGGATACTTGCCGCCCGTCCCAAGACACTGACGGGAGCCGTTATTCCCGTATTGACAGGTTCTGCTCTGGCATTTGCCGATGAAGCATTCAACATCATACCGGCGCTGCTATGTGCCCTGTTTGCCTGCGGCATGCAGATTGCCGCCAATTTTATCAACGACCTTTACGATTACCTGAAAGGCAGTGACCGTGCAGACCGCCTCGGCCCCGAACGTGCCTGCGCACAAGGCTGGATTACTCCCACAGCCATGAAACGAGGGATAGCAGGTATGCTCATATTCTCCTGCCTCATAGGTTGCACACTCTTGCAGCAGTGCTGGGGACAATTGCCTCACGGCGGTTGGGAACTGATACTGCTGGGGTTGCTCTGCGTAATATTCGCTTTCCTATACACCACCCTACTCTCCTACAAAGGCTGGGGTGACTTGCTCGTACTGGTTTTCTTCGGCTTTATCCCCGTAGGCGGAACTTATTACGTACAAGCCCACTCCATTACGGCCGACGTATGGGTAGCCTCGTTCATCTGCGGTCTGGTAATAGACACCTTGCTGGTCGTAAACAACTACCGCGACCGGGAACAGGACGCCCTCAGCGGCAAACGTACGCTGATTGTCCGTTTCGGCGAACCTTTCGGCCGTTACCTATATCTGGGATTAGGCGTGGCAGCCGCCTTGCTCAGCCTATGGTTTGTTTATACCGGCAAAATAGAGCCGCTTGCCTTTATCTGGGCTCCCTGCGTCTACCTCTGCCTGCATGTGCTGACCTGGCACAGAATGGCAGCCATACGAAGCGGTAAAAAACTAAACAGCATATTAGGTGAAACCTCACGTAATATGCTGTTCTTCGGCTTGTTGCTAAGCCTTGCCTTTATTCTGTAA
- a CDS encoding metallophosphoesterase family protein, which translates to MTKVGLLSDTHGYWDEKYLQYFEPCDEIWHAGDIGTLEVAQKLAAFRPFRAVYGNIDGQDLRRLYPQVLRFTVDGAEVLMKHIGGYPGKYDPSIQGSILVHPPKLFISGHSHILKVKFDKTLGMLHINPGAAGIYGFHKVRTMVRFVVDNGVFKDLEVIELAG; encoded by the coding sequence ATGACAAAAGTTGGTTTACTGTCGGATACGCACGGGTATTGGGATGAGAAGTATTTGCAGTACTTCGAGCCGTGCGATGAAATATGGCATGCAGGTGACATCGGTACGTTGGAAGTGGCACAGAAGCTGGCGGCTTTCCGTCCGTTCCGTGCGGTGTATGGCAACATAGACGGGCAGGATCTGCGCCGGCTCTATCCGCAGGTGCTCCGCTTTACGGTAGACGGCGCCGAGGTGCTGATGAAACATATCGGCGGCTATCCCGGCAAATACGATCCGTCCATACAGGGAAGCATTCTGGTGCATCCGCCCAAGCTGTTCATCAGCGGTCATTCGCATATATTGAAGGTGAAGTTCGACAAGACATTGGGCATGCTTCATATAAACCCTGGCGCAGCGGGCATTTACGGCTTTCATAAAGTGCGTACCATGGTGCGTTTCGTTGTGGATAACGGCGTGTTCAAAGACCTTGAAGTCATAGAGCTTGCCGGCTGA
- a CDS encoding RNA degradosome polyphosphate kinase: protein MESRYFKRDISWLSFNYRVLLEAEDDTLPLYERINFISIYSSNLEEFYKIRVADHKAIATGAAHSDEESVQSAMQLVSEINEEVNRQLEERIRIYEQKILPALRQQHIIFYQSRNVEPFHKEFLRSFFREEIFPYLSPVPVSKDKVISFLRDNRLYLAIRLYPKGDKGTEGQANKGRTPQYFVMKLPYSKVPRFIELPKHGKNYYLMFIEDIIKANIDTIFPGYDVDSSYCIKISRDADILIDESANTSEIIEQVKSKVKKRKIGAVCRFVYDRAMPDDFLDFLVDAFRINRQELVPGDKHLNMEDLRHLPNPNNAVRPIRKPQPMKLTCLDERESIFRYVEKKDLLLHYPYHSFEHFIHFLYEAVHEPTVREIMVTQYRVAENSAVINTLIAAAQNGKKVTVFVELKARFDEENNLATAEMMKAAGINILFSLPGLKVHAKVALVLRRDRQGHKLPSYAYISTGNFNEKTATLYADSGLFTCNPILVNDLHNLFRTFQGKENPVFHRLLVARFNLIPELNRLIDHEIELAKSGKQGRIILKMNALQDPAMIDRLYEASQAGVRIDLIVRGICCLIPGRKYSRNIRVTRIVDTFLEHARVWYFGNGGKPKLFLGSPDWMRRNLYRRIEAVTPILDPDLKRELSDMLSIQLSDKRKACFVDDHLRNRWKSARPQKEKVRAQYTFYEYLKSGELRVES, encoded by the coding sequence ATGGAGAGCAGATATTTCAAGCGCGACATCAGTTGGTTGTCATTCAACTACCGGGTATTGCTGGAAGCGGAAGACGATACACTGCCGCTGTACGAGCGCATCAACTTTATATCCATATACTCGTCCAACCTGGAAGAGTTCTACAAAATACGTGTGGCCGACCATAAGGCCATTGCCACCGGCGCCGCACACAGCGATGAAGAGAGTGTGCAGTCCGCCATGCAACTGGTGTCCGAAATCAACGAAGAGGTGAACCGCCAACTGGAAGAGCGTATCCGCATCTACGAACAGAAAATACTGCCTGCCCTGCGGCAACAGCACATCATCTTCTACCAAAGCCGCAACGTAGAGCCTTTCCATAAAGAATTCCTGCGGAGCTTCTTCCGGGAAGAAATCTTTCCGTATCTCTCTCCCGTACCTGTCAGCAAGGACAAGGTAATATCGTTCCTGCGCGACAACCGCCTGTACCTTGCCATACGACTGTATCCGAAAGGAGACAAGGGCACAGAGGGACAAGCAAACAAAGGAAGAACTCCCCAATACTTCGTGATGAAGCTGCCCTACAGCAAAGTGCCCCGCTTCATCGAGCTGCCCAAGCACGGGAAGAACTACTACCTGATGTTCATCGAGGACATCATCAAAGCCAATATCGACACGATATTCCCCGGCTACGATGTGGACAGCAGCTACTGCATCAAGATTTCGCGGGATGCGGACATACTGATAGACGAGTCCGCCAACACATCCGAAATTATAGAGCAGGTGAAAAGCAAAGTGAAAAAACGCAAGATAGGAGCCGTCTGCCGTTTTGTGTACGACCGCGCCATGCCCGACGATTTTCTGGACTTCCTTGTAGATGCCTTCCGCATCAACCGCCAGGAACTGGTTCCGGGCGACAAACACCTCAATATGGAAGACCTGCGGCATCTGCCCAATCCGAACAATGCCGTGCGCCCCATCCGCAAGCCTCAGCCCATGAAGCTGACCTGCCTGGACGAGCGGGAGTCCATCTTCCGGTATGTGGAGAAAAAAGACCTGCTGTTGCACTACCCGTACCACTCTTTCGAGCACTTCATCCATTTCCTGTACGAAGCCGTACACGAACCCACCGTGCGCGAAATCATGGTAACCCAATACCGCGTTGCGGAAAACTCCGCAGTTATCAACACCCTGATAGCCGCCGCACAGAACGGTAAGAAAGTAACCGTTTTCGTAGAGCTGAAAGCCCGTTTTGACGAGGAGAACAACCTTGCCACCGCCGAGATGATGAAAGCCGCCGGTATCAATATCCTGTTCAGCCTGCCCGGACTGAAGGTACATGCCAAAGTAGCCCTTGTGCTGCGCCGCGACAGACAAGGCCACAAACTGCCCAGCTATGCCTACATCAGCACCGGAAACTTCAACGAAAAGACCGCCACGCTCTATGCCGACTCCGGTCTGTTCACCTGCAACCCCATACTCGTAAACGACCTGCACAACCTGTTCCGCACTTTTCAGGGCAAGGAAAATCCCGTGTTCCACCGCCTGCTGGTGGCACGCTTCAACCTGATTCCCGAACTGAACCGCCTCATCGACCATGAAATAGAACTGGCGAAAAGCGGAAAACAAGGAAGGATTATACTCAAAATGAACGCCCTGCAAGACCCCGCCATGATAGACCGCCTGTACGAAGCCTCGCAGGCCGGAGTCAGGATAGACCTTATTGTACGGGGTATCTGCTGCCTCATTCCCGGACGGAAGTACAGCCGTAACATCCGTGTAACACGTATTGTGGATACATTTCTGGAACATGCCCGCGTGTGGTACTTCGGCAACGGCGGGAAGCCGAAACTTTTCCTCGGTTCGCCGGACTGGATGCGCCGGAACCTGTATCGCCGCATAGAGGCTGTAACCCCAATTCTGGACCCGGATTTGAAACGGGAACTGTCGGACATGCTTTCCATCCAGCTCTCGGACAAGCGCAAAGCCTGCTTTGTGGACGACCACCTGCGTAACCGCTGGAAATCAGCCCGTCCGCAAAAGGAGAAAGTACGGGCGCAATATACTTTCTACGAATACCTGAAAAGCGGAGAACTGAGAGTGGAAAGCTGA
- a CDS encoding DUF4493 domain-containing protein has product MRNAMRYIFILCLFLGFTSCQEDVLQPSYKGKGRLVLKDVDISAEASAETVTRATSTFTAPTASELTYKVTDTQTGEVVYNQTGEFTSLVLDEGFYRLEASYGTENMGTAPYLYAATEEFRITTATETAKSLSVKLSCAIVHPTIADNLLEHYDTYKIEISDGTSIQEIPNNADFFVPAGKDYTLTLSGTNTLNEAKSNSWELKDVLVANRYTLNCNPDLPSFTLPEQMEGDVWSTFIYITPMTATNMSSKPEMTEKVLANIVYEASADGINWIQAINDNGKTVIKGLVANNQYTIRSRFGSIICTNSQQVTMESAEQLENGNFESVWNKKEINGGNGSWSRPLYCYYLPGWNTRNERTTKGGESATGWGTGVGYGVWWRWCSGTVPTADSSKDANAVEISTLAFYNKKVSGTWSRDEVYTYTRDNGTAYAGYLFTGTFDKNTDTYTLGIQHESRPTSISFDYKYSPVINDKCLAYAKVYNADKKEIASTIEFNSSGQEEYTTQTLKFEYNKEHMQSKAKYITVFFQSGYDTTISNMHRENGGYGSSPFGEDRVVGSVLKIDNVVLNYDYE; this is encoded by the coding sequence ATGAGAAACGCAATGCGATACATATTCATACTCTGCCTGTTTCTTGGGTTTACAAGCTGCCAGGAAGACGTTTTGCAACCCTCGTACAAAGGCAAAGGACGGCTCGTGCTGAAAGATGTGGATATTTCGGCAGAAGCCTCAGCAGAGACTGTCACCCGTGCCACAAGCACTTTTACCGCACCAACGGCATCTGAACTGACATACAAAGTAACCGATACGCAGACCGGAGAAGTGGTGTACAACCAAACAGGAGAGTTCACGTCTTTAGTATTGGATGAAGGCTTTTACAGGTTAGAAGCATCTTATGGAACGGAAAACATGGGAACCGCTCCTTATTTATATGCCGCAACAGAAGAGTTCCGGATTACAACAGCCACGGAAACAGCAAAGAGCCTTTCCGTAAAGCTATCCTGCGCAATCGTCCATCCTACAATAGCCGATAATTTGCTTGAGCACTACGACACCTACAAAATCGAGATTTCCGATGGGACAAGCATACAAGAAATCCCTAATAACGCTGACTTTTTTGTACCGGCAGGCAAGGATTATACATTAACATTATCCGGTACGAATACTTTAAATGAAGCAAAATCGAACTCTTGGGAACTAAAAGACGTGCTTGTCGCTAATCGCTATACACTGAATTGCAATCCCGATTTGCCTTCTTTTACACTACCGGAGCAAATGGAAGGAGATGTATGGAGTACATTTATATATATTACTCCTATGACGGCAACGAATATGAGCTCCAAACCGGAAATGACGGAAAAAGTGTTGGCCAATATCGTGTACGAAGCTTCAGCGGACGGAATTAACTGGATACAAGCTATAAATGATAATGGAAAGACTGTTATAAAGGGGCTCGTTGCCAACAACCAATATACCATCCGTTCCCGCTTTGGAAGCATCATCTGTACTAATTCACAGCAAGTAACAATGGAAAGTGCAGAACAATTGGAGAATGGCAATTTTGAATCAGTCTGGAATAAAAAAGAGATAAATGGAGGTAACGGCAGTTGGAGCCGTCCATTATATTGTTATTACCTTCCAGGTTGGAACACGAGAAATGAAAGAACGACCAAAGGTGGGGAAAGTGCCACAGGCTGGGGAACAGGAGTCGGTTATGGAGTCTGGTGGCGCTGGTGTTCCGGTACTGTTCCAACAGCAGACAGCAGCAAAGACGCAAATGCTGTAGAAATTTCAACATTGGCATTCTACAACAAAAAAGTCAGTGGCACTTGGAGCAGAGATGAAGTATATACTTATACCCGGGATAACGGAACAGCATATGCAGGTTACCTTTTCACAGGCACATTCGATAAAAACACCGATACATACACATTAGGCATACAGCATGAAAGCCGTCCTACAAGTATATCGTTCGACTACAAATATTCCCCTGTCATCAACGACAAGTGCCTGGCTTATGCCAAAGTATATAATGCGGATAAAAAAGAAATTGCAAGTACCATTGAATTCAACTCATCCGGACAAGAGGAGTATACCACACAGACTCTCAAATTTGAATATAATAAAGAGCATATGCAAAGCAAGGCCAAATATATTACTGTCTTTTTTCAATCCGGTTACGATACCACTATCTCCAATATGCATAGAGAAAACGGTGGTTACGGTAGTTCTCCCTTTGGAGAAGACCGTGTCGTAGGTAGTGTTCTCAAAATAGATAATGTTGTCTTAAACTATGATTACGAATAA